One stretch of Anolis carolinensis isolate JA03-04 chromosome 3, rAnoCar3.1.pri, whole genome shotgun sequence DNA includes these proteins:
- the donson gene encoding protein downstream neighbor of Son: protein MFSVVPGYSPGFKRPPETLRLKRKRPRRGSSSSHGAPAGSEEASGLSPEGSPRPFPGSGRGRPRNPFLNLGNTPRPPQAGKRVPAAGGKFLYGLDEDRSAQKENYSEAAAAAVDTFISDTPSLAPSNTGVPSFPSFEFPADWSIKTRLLFTSSRSFAWADHIKAQEESQGCVQHCRSTFINLPQSIQEPKLSTNLRCAFQQSLVYWLHPFLPWLHLFPRIGADKKMAGKNNPWSYDEGLQQILMSEWSLSFTSLYNLLRAKLCPYFYVCTYQFTVLFRAAGLGGSDVITALISPTTRGLREAMKSEGIEFYMPFQEIRKGKSNASSSHLESGFANDSEGTGKDAENEEEQQLGCDNDEDDDDDDEGFLWLEEMGVQDKIKKPNNISIQLNKERHEVQLDHKPESVVLVKGTNTFTLLNFLMNCKSLVASAGPQAGLPPTLLSPVAFRGATMQMLKARSISIKAQVNSHYKDAFSLEIVGPIMPHSLHSLCMLLQSAQNGSFSAVCYSHEPTAVFNVGISNDKNIKESPGKDLCNCGIHPNTLSQLALSPMLGKSSIRTLEVSDYTYTWKV from the exons ATGTTCTCCGTGGTGCCAGGCTACTCGCCGGGGTTCAAGAGGCCTCCGGAGACGCTGCGCCTGAAGAGGAAGAGGCCGCGGAggggaagcagcagcagccacggggCGCCGGCGGGGAGTGAGGAGGCGAGCGGCCTCTCCCCAGAAGGCTCCCCGCGGCCTTTTCCCGGGAGCGGAAGAGGCCGGCCCAGGAACCCCTTCCTCAACCTGGGCAACACCCCGCGGCCTCCGCAGGCCGGGAAGAGGGTGCCCGCAGCGGGAGGAAAG TTTCTATATGGCCTTGATGAGGACAGGTCTGCTCAGAAAGAGAACTATTctgaagctgctgctgctgctgttgacaCATTCATCAGT GACACCccatctctggccccttccaatACCGGCGTTCCTTCTTTCCCAAGTTTCGAATTCCCTGCGGATTGGAGCATTAAAACCCGTCTTTTATTTACATCTTCTCGGTCGTTTGCATGGGCAGATCACATAAAAGCTCAAGAAGAATCTCAAGGATGTGTCCAACATTGTAGATCAACATTTATAAACCTTCCTCAAAGTATTCAG GAACCCAAACTCTCTACAAACCTCCGATGTGCTTTCCAGCAAAGTCTTGTGTATTGGCTCCATCCTTTCCTGCCATGGCTGCACCTATTTCCTCGTATTGGAGCAGATAAAAAAATGGCCGGAAAAAATAATCCTTGGTCCTATGATGAAGGCCTCCAACAAATTCTCATGAGTGAATG GTCTCTCAGTTTTACCTCTCTCTATAATCTGTTGAGAGCCAAGCTGTGTCCCTATTTCTATGTTTGTACTTACCAGTTTACAGTGCTCTTCCGGGCAGCAGGGCTTGGTGGGAGTGACGTGATCACGGCATTAATTTCTCCTACAACCAGAGGCTTAAGGGAAGCCATGAAAAGTGAAG GCATTGAATTTTATATGCCATTCCAAGAAATCAGAAAAGGAAAATCAAATGCTTCATCATCCCATCTGGAATCAGGATTTGCTAATGATTCTGAAGGAACGGGCAAGGATGCTGAGAATGAAGA GGAGCAACAGCTTGGTTGTgataatgatgaagatgatgacgatgatgacgaAGGATTTTTATGGTTAGAAGAGATGGGAGTTCAAGACAAAATTAAAAAGCCTAATAATATTTCTATCCAACT CAATAAAGAGAGACATGAAGTACAGCTGGATCACAAGCCTGAGTCTGTGGTGTTAGTGAAAGGAACCAACACATTTACCTTGCTGAACTTTTTAATGAACTGTAAGAGTTTGGTGGCTTCTGCCGGTCCTCAGGCTGGTCTCCCTCCAACTCTGCTTTCCCCAGTTGCTTTCAGAGGGGCGACAATGCAGATGCTCAAG GCTCGAAGCATAAGTATAAAAGCACAAGTGAATTCACATTACAAAGATGCATTTAGTTTGGAGATTGTGGGTCCTATCATGCCTCATTCGCTACATTCGTTGTGCATGTTGCTGCAGTCTGCTCAGAATGGATCTTTCTCTGCTGTGTGTTATTCGCATGAGCCGACAGCAGTATTCAACGTGGGCATTAGCAATGACAAGAACATAAAG GAATCCCCTGGCAAAGACCTTTGCAACTGCGGAATACACCCAAACACTTTGAGTCAACTTGCTCTTTCTCCAATGTTAGGAAAGTCTTCTATCAGGACCCTTGAAGTCAGTGATTACACCTACACATGGAAAGTCTAA